The genomic segment CGAACGCTTTTAGCTGCTCCATCCGCTCACGCCAAAGCGGGCTCGGAATACGGAAGTAAAACAACGATGCGCATAACAAGATTTCGCTTCTCCCGTTGATCGCCACACGGTCCGGCCCGAGCCTTACCTGCGATTCGCTCTGCGTTTGCGCCGTCATAAGATCCTCCTTCCGAAGTGTAATCGCTATCATGTAACCGGTTTCTATTTCAAATATTAAACGCTTACAATTTACGATTCATTAAACAAAACACCGATTTGCTGTAAAAAACTATCGACTTTGACAGCGCAAATTTTTATTTTTTTCCAAAAATCATTTATTAAATTACATTTTTAATAAAAATTCATGAGCGTATAGTAGGCGAAGACAGCTTCTAGGAGGTGGTCCATGTGTATCGATTGATTCAATAGGTGATTCAGTCATGTACCATCCAAATTGCATGAATTTGTAATCGCTTTCTCGCAAGAAGAGAGTACGCTGTCGACTACAGAAGGAGGTTGTATGATGAAAAAAATTAAAAAATCTAATTATGTAATGTTTTGCGTTTCGATTGTATTTTGCTTGATTGTAGCTTTACCGGGACTAGCCAATGCTGCTCCCATTCACGCCGGTCCACAATTTGTGGACGGCTATTATGCAGATCCTGACGTACAGATATATAATGGCACCTATTGGGTGTATCCGACTCGTTCGACGCAAGTTGGCGAATCCGACACTGGCGCAAAATCCGTTGATCTCTTTTCTTCCACAGATATGGTCAATTGGACAAAATACTCGAATGTCATAAGTTCGGCCAATATATCATGGTTGCAACATTCATTGTGGGCGCCGAGCGGGGCTTATCGCAATGGGAAGTACTACCTCTATTTTGCCGCTAACGCAATCAACGGCGATGGACAATTAGGCGGAATCGGCGTGGCAGTCGCTGATAACCCACAAGGTCCATATACCGATGCGATTGGCGCCCCCCTTATCAATGTTGTACGAAACGGTGCAGGCCCCATGGATCAAGATGTATTTATAGATGATGACGGTCAAGCGTACATGTATTACGGCAGCTGGGGCGAGTGTAATGTTGTAAAGCTTAACGCGGACATGAAGTCTTTGGGAACATGGTCTGACGGAACCGTCTATAAGAAAGTTACGCCCGCTAAAACTGGCGATAATGATTATTTTGAGGCGCCTAAAGTGTTCAAGAGAAACGGGATCTACTATTTGACTTATGCTGCGGGCGTTTGGGCGGATTCCTCTTATAAGGTCATGTATGCAACGTCCAGCTCTGTAACAGGACCGTTTGTACCGCAAGGGATTATGCTGCATACCGATACGACAACAGCAGATGGACCTGGTCATAACGGTATTGTTCAATCACCTGCAACAAATGATTGGTACATTTTTTACCATAAGCGTTATCTGAGCAGTTCACAACGCGTACTGGCATTTGATAAGTTTGAGTTTAATGCTGACAATACGATCAAACCAGTCGAAATGGCAGAAGAAGATACCTTCGATGACAGTACGGATACGGGATGGACCAAATATGGCGGCACATGGACCGTATCTGGCGGCCAGTATAGCGTAGCATCAAATCCGGGTGCCAAGGCACTTTTGGACACCAATTTCTCGGATGTGATCTATGAAGCTGATGTGACTCCGGGATCTACCGGCAATGCGGGTCTGATATTCAGAGTATCCAATCCTGGAACGGGTGCGGATGCTTACCAAGGCTACTATGCCGGACTCGATGTTCCCAATCAGAAGGTTTTGATCGGGAAGGCCAACAACAATTGGACATCGCTTTCCACTGCTTCTATGAGCTTAACGGCTAATACCAAGTATCATGTTAAAATTGTCGCACAAGATGCTTCCATTAAGGTCTATGTGGATGATATGGCGATACCTAAGATTAGTGTAACCGATTCAACCTATATGTCGGGCAGTGTAGGTGTTAGAACCTATGATTCAGCTGTCAAATTCGATAATATTTCAGTTCAAAGCAGCCGCTATGAAACAGAAAATTTATTGGTAAGCGCAACCTCAGGCGACAAACACGCCATGTTTGGGAATGGAACCGGCCGAGACCTCTATTTGAGCGGTGGATTTGGAACTGCACTGGACGCCAATGCAATCAACGACTTTGTGACATACACGGTGAATGTGCCCGAAGCGCGCAGCTACAGTGTAAGGATCGGCGTGAAAAAGGGAGCGAACCGGGGGCAGTTTCAATTGTCGGTCAACGGTATCAATCATGGTCCGGTTCAGGATTTATATTCCTCTGCATTTAGCTATGTGGAACTGAATGTAGCTACGATCACCTTCAGCTCGGCAGGCGACAAATCTTTTAAGTTTAACGTTGCAGGCAAAAATGGCTCAAGTTCAGACTATGACCTGTCCATTGATTACATTAAGCTAGTGCCAAACTGACGCAAAAATGCAAAGGTATGTAAAGCCGAAGGAGTCGTTTGAACATGAGTGACTATCGTCGTCTTTCCCATAATCATGACCTGAATTTACCTTCCTGGGGACCTTATGCCAAGCAGTATATCGGCATCTCCCATATTAACGATCCCTCGAAAGGCGTTCGTTTTGATTTAAGCTTGATGCCGGGATTCTATCGAAGAAAAATAGACATTCCTCATGTTTTATGGGAATCCGGGTATCACCCCTGGGAGGCTTCGCCCGACTTCAGCCATTTCTCTCACCGCCATGAGCTTGAATGGAAGGACCGCGTTTACGCGGATATATCGTTCAGCCGGATCGATGAGCAGAGCCGGCTTATCCGCGTTAACTTCGCCAATCAAACGGAGCAACCGCAAAATCTCGTGCTGCACGCTATGGCTTCGCTCCAGCCTCCCCGGCTGCCGGGACACGGCGAAGTCCAAATCTTCGCGGAAGCACGGCTTCCGTATGGCGCTAAGTGGGTAGATGCGCTGGATTATAAGGAATTGATCTTTGCCAAGCCGCGGCCCGCAAATGGGCTGGTGTACGACGGATTGTCGCGCGGAGAAATTCGCGGACAGCATTTTACGGGAGGATCGGCAATCGGTTCCCCGTTCGGAACGGATGCCGGAGATCTGCTCCGCTACGAGATAAACATCGAGATCCCTCTGAAGGACGCCGTGTTCGTGCTGCGCGGTCAAGCCGTACGGGGCGCGGAGCTCGAGCTGCGGATCGGGAAGCATGCGTACCGGCTTCCAATGGAACCATCGGGCAGCTTAACGTTATCAGAAATACATGTTGGGCGCTTGCCTGCAGGCAAAGTCGCCGTAAGTCTTCGCACACGGAGCGCTAACCCGCTTGTTCTTGACGGCTTTACGCTTGTCGAGCGGCAGACTTCCAAAGAGGTAACGTTCGCAGATCTCCCCTGGCGCATCAAACCGGAACTGCTGGAAGGGCCCGTTCCCGGCAGCCTGATTCTCCATTATCCGGATAGTCCCTGCTATTACGGCTTGTTGTGGAATGATCCCGACGCGGAGATCAGACAGTTCCTAAGCGACGAGCTAGATCGATTCGCCCGCCATACGGTGCACGATCATGTGAGTACGATTTTGCATGGCAATGGAAAAGGACATTATACGAATGTGTTTATGCGTCCGATTTCCCTAAACCCGGCATCCTCTCTTATTCTTCACGGCATGGTGTGCGACGGGACTTTGGAAGAAGTCCATGCCCGACTGGCAAGCTTTGCGTTGGATGCCGGCAGCTGCGAAACTATTTATCTAGCGGAACGCCAGAAGCTGAAGGCTTCTCCTGCTTATCCTTCGGGCGACCGTTATTCCTTCAGCCAGCAGCTTATGCGGGCAACCTTGCTGACAAATACGGTTTTCCCGGTCTATACGAAGCGTGCATTCATTCGTCACAACACCCCGGGGAGATGGTGGGATTCCCTGTACACATGGGATTCCGGGTTTATCGGACTTGGCTTCGCCGATCTCGACGACAGCCGGGCAATCGATTGCTTAAATGCTTATATGACGGAGCCGGGAGATGCTGAAGCTGCCTTTATTCATCACGGCAGCCCGGTTCCCGTGCAGCACTATTTGTTCCAGGAGCTGTGGAACCGCAAGCAGTCTCCTGCGTTCCTTAACTATTTCTACCCGAGATTACGGCAATACTACTTATTCCTCGCAGGCAAAATCAACGGTTCCACAACGGACGTATTTCAAACCGGACTGCTTCAAACCTGGGATTATTTCTATAACTCCGGGGGTTGGGACGATTACCCGCCTCAGAAGTACGTGCATGAACTAAAATTAGAACATCGAGCAGCTCCCGTCATTACAACGAGTCAGCTCATTCGAATCGCCAAAATCCTCAGGATGGCGGCGGCGACATCCGATCATTTGAAAATGGATGCCCAGGAATACGACAAGGACATCCGAAGATGGAGCGATGCCCTCAACGCTTATGCCTGGGATGAGGAAGCCGGTTGTTACGGCTATGTGCTGCATAATGAAGAAGGCGCTTACGAAGGCCTCCTGCGCCACGGCTCCGAAGTGAATTACAATAGCGGATTGGACGGTATGTACCCGCTTCTGGCAGGAATCTGCGATAAAGAACGTACCCGGCGTCTCATTGACACCTTGTTCCATGAACAACGATTCTGGACGCCGATCGGCTTATCCACCGTCGATCAAGGCGCTCCTTATTATCGGGCGGACGGCTATTGGAACGGCGCTGTCTGGATGCCCCATCAATGGTTTTTCTGGAAAACCATGTTTGATTACGGTCACCCGGACCTCGCCTACCGAATTGCAAACACCGCTTTGGAATTATGGAAACGCGAGACCGAAGCCACTTACAACTGTTACGAGCATTTTATCGTGCAGTCGGGGAGAGGCGCTGGCTGGCATCATTTCGGCGGGTTATCGGCCCCTGTGATTAATTGGTTTGCGGCCTATTATGAACTGGGCAAGGTGACGACAGGCTTTAACGTCTGGATGCTTCAGCAGCACTTCAAGGATGACTACACGGAATACGGCTCGGAATTCCATTATGCCGGACAAGCCAATCAGCCCTTTCATATCAGGGTCAATCTGGCCGAGGGCCTGTCATACGAGGCTGCCGGTACGGGATGCGACGTATGTTGCTCCTCTCATCCTGACGGAGGCGTGGAGCTCATCATAAGCAACTGCTTGCCATATGCGTCGTTGTGGATTCAGCCGGCTTAAATGAAATGAAAGGCCTGAAGCGCTCTTTATTCAGGCCTTTATCTTTGCATACTTCCTCAATGCCGGAATTTTCACGGTCACGGTCGTCCCATCATCGATCCGGCTTTCAATTGTAATCCCGTACTTCTCTCCAAAAAGCAGACGGAGCCTATTGTGAATATTGGTAAGTCCAATGCTTTGCGACGATTGGCCGACTAACGCGCGTTCCGGATACGCCGTGTCCAGCTTGGCCTGCAAGGCGGCCAGCTGCTCCGGCTCCATTCCTTTCCCGGTATCCCTAATACAAAAGCACACATCGCCCTGCGCATCCATGTGCCCGGCAACCTCAAGCCGCCCCCCTTGGTCCATCCGTTCAAGCCCATGATAGACAGCATTTTCTACAATAGGTTGAAGAATCATTTTGGGCGTACTCATCTCGAGCAGGCCCTCTTCGACATCGATGTTCATGTCGAATTTATATTCGTAACGAATAGAGATAATCTTCATATAGGCCTGAATACAGTCTACTTCCTCCTTGATCTGTACAAGCTCGTCTTGTTTGATGCTGTACCTGAAAATCTTGGACATGGATGACGTTATCTGCGCAATTTCCCTGCTTCCGTAATCCAATCCGATGCTGCTGATGCAATTCAGCGTGTTATACAGGAAATGCGGGTTGATCTGGCTCTGCAGGGCGGAAAACGCCGCCTGCT from the Cohnella hashimotonis genome contains:
- a CDS encoding family 43 glycosylhydrolase; translated protein: MKKIKKSNYVMFCVSIVFCLIVALPGLANAAPIHAGPQFVDGYYADPDVQIYNGTYWVYPTRSTQVGESDTGAKSVDLFSSTDMVNWTKYSNVISSANISWLQHSLWAPSGAYRNGKYYLYFAANAINGDGQLGGIGVAVADNPQGPYTDAIGAPLINVVRNGAGPMDQDVFIDDDGQAYMYYGSWGECNVVKLNADMKSLGTWSDGTVYKKVTPAKTGDNDYFEAPKVFKRNGIYYLTYAAGVWADSSYKVMYATSSSVTGPFVPQGIMLHTDTTTADGPGHNGIVQSPATNDWYIFYHKRYLSSSQRVLAFDKFEFNADNTIKPVEMAEEDTFDDSTDTGWTKYGGTWTVSGGQYSVASNPGAKALLDTNFSDVIYEADVTPGSTGNAGLIFRVSNPGTGADAYQGYYAGLDVPNQKVLIGKANNNWTSLSTASMSLTANTKYHVKIVAQDASIKVYVDDMAIPKISVTDSTYMSGSVGVRTYDSAVKFDNISVQSSRYETENLLVSATSGDKHAMFGNGTGRDLYLSGGFGTALDANAINDFVTYTVNVPEARSYSVRIGVKKGANRGQFQLSVNGINHGPVQDLYSSAFSYVELNVATITFSSAGDKSFKFNVAGKNGSSSDYDLSIDYIKLVPN
- a CDS encoding MGH1-like glycoside hydrolase domain-containing protein; translation: MLRGQAVRGAELELRIGKHAYRLPMEPSGSLTLSEIHVGRLPAGKVAVSLRTRSANPLVLDGFTLVERQTSKEVTFADLPWRIKPELLEGPVPGSLILHYPDSPCYYGLLWNDPDAEIRQFLSDELDRFARHTVHDHVSTILHGNGKGHYTNVFMRPISLNPASSLILHGMVCDGTLEEVHARLASFALDAGSCETIYLAERQKLKASPAYPSGDRYSFSQQLMRATLLTNTVFPVYTKRAFIRHNTPGRWWDSLYTWDSGFIGLGFADLDDSRAIDCLNAYMTEPGDAEAAFIHHGSPVPVQHYLFQELWNRKQSPAFLNYFYPRLRQYYLFLAGKINGSTTDVFQTGLLQTWDYFYNSGGWDDYPPQKYVHELKLEHRAAPVITTSQLIRIAKILRMAAATSDHLKMDAQEYDKDIRRWSDALNAYAWDEEAGCYGYVLHNEEGAYEGLLRHGSEVNYNSGLDGMYPLLAGICDKERTRRLIDTLFHEQRFWTPIGLSTVDQGAPYYRADGYWNGAVWMPHQWFFWKTMFDYGHPDLAYRIANTALELWKRETEATYNCYEHFIVQSGRGAGWHHFGGLSAPVINWFAAYYELGKVTTGFNVWMLQQHFKDDYTEYGSEFHYAGQANQPFHIRVNLAEGLSYEAAGTGCDVCCSSHPDGGVELIISNCLPYASLWIQPA